TGAGCAATTGGTGGGGAGGCAAGTGGGAGAAAAGGGCTCCTCTGGGGAACGCACCTTTGCAGCCCTTCGGGACAGTTTCTTGCGTCGCCCACTGTCCCTCCTCCCAGGCAGCTCCCACTCTCCGCCCGGCCCTCCCTCCCAGGGCTTCAGCGCTCGGCCTGGAGACCTGGTGGGCGGGGAAGCGTCTCCCGCCCTGCTTTCTCCCGCGCAGAGGGCGCGCGGAGCACAGGGGCATTAACTTAGCGCCCCGGGACTCTTTAAGAGGCTTACTGGGCATCTGCGCCTCTTAGCGTCCCCAGCCCCCGGCCAGAGTTGCGTCAAACTTTGCCCGTGTGTGGGTGGGAGGCAGCGGGACCGCGGCCGGTCCTGCCGCACCCCGCTGCCGGCAGGGTTAGCTGTGGACGGCGCACTTTGCTCGCCAGGCACTTCTCAAGAATGGAGCAGTCACAGTGTGGCAGCAGAGACCGCAGCGGCAGCGGCCGACCCCACCTGGCCCCGGGGCTGGTGgcggccgcccctccgcccccgtCTCCGGCGTTGCCAGTGCCCCCGGGGATACCGGTTCCTCCAACTTTCCTGCGGCCGCCCAGCCTCTTTCTGCGGGCAGCCGCAGCCGCCGCGGGAAGCGGGGGCTGCGCGCCGGCTCCCGGACTGGAGAGAGGGGTGGGCGCCGTGGGCTGCGGCTATCCGCGGACACCCAAGTGCGCCCGTTGTCGCAACCACGGCGTCGTGTCGGCACTCAAGGGCCACAAACGCTTCTGCCGCTGGCGGGACTGCGCGTGTGCCAAGTGCACCCTGATAGCCGAGCGCCAGCGCGTCATGGCCGCCCAGGTGGCGCTGCGCCGGCAGCAGGCCCAGGAGGAGAGCGAGGCCCGGGGGCTGCAGAGGTTCCTGTACCCGGGGCCCTGCGGGCCCGGGGGTCGGACACCCGGAGGCGGCAGCCGAACGGAGAATTCCCAGGCCTCGAGCGGCCGTGTGGCAGTGACGACGCTGGGACTGGGTGCCCTGAGACACACTGATCTGGCGACCCCTGCTTTCCAAGTTGTCCAGCCAGATGATATGGAGGAAAACCAAGGTGAGTTGGTCTTTCCATCTACTCTTTGCAAAGAAAAATGGTTGTTTTGGAGAAAAGCGCTTGGAAAGAAGTAGCCATGCCTCCGTGATGGGCGAGAAAAGTTGTTTAAAAGAAGCATTCATTTAAGTTCTCGGAAACTGCACTGTAATATAAACGTTAATGAGGGTGTTAGAGACGCATCACCTTGGAAGGGCGTTTTGTACTCTTAGCGGATCGGAGAAGATCCTGTAAAAGGGAAGCGTGAGTGATTAGATGAGCAACTCATGCTGGGAATGGAGTTTGCACCCAAGTTGCTCTTAACTTTGCGTGAGTTAGAACTTCAAGCGGGCATGGGGTGAAAGCGTAGTGCTCTATACTCCTTTCAGTTTTAAAACCAGAGTTAATCTTCCAGTTGTGCTGGGAAATGCACTGATTGTTGGGAATACAGTTCCTCATCTCTGGGGCAAAGCTTTGGTGCCAGCTAGAAGTGGAGAAATCTACCAAACCCCTTTTAACCTTCTTCCCttaccttaaaaattttaatcaccTCCTCCAACTGTTTGTCAGCCTCCAAAAGTGTAGAAATACTAGCTGTAATATTTGAAGTTTCAACTCTTTCCTACAGGAGAGAAATTTAAGTTTCCCAGATTTGGGAAACCATTAGGGAGAAGTCCAATATTAGGAATTTCTTTTCCaaggagttttaattttttctcttacttattGACTGCAAAACACCTACATCCTCTGCATTAGGtaaaaaaaagatatctgtattttttaaattagagttaAATAAAGTTTTCCTGCTGATGTAAATCtcactgtattttaatttccCAGCCCTAACACTAAGCAGTGAAAATGtcatttcagtatttttgtatatattcaaGACAAGTTGTGTCATATGAAATTCTGTGATAATGAAGAGTAAATTATTAATTGGAAAACTTCCTTGAATTGTGAGTATTGCAGATCTTGGATCGCAGGATGTACTTTTGAAAAAGACTATCTCTGTATTTAAATATGGCATATTTGATTTTGTGTTCACCTATGCCAGTGTTTTGCCCATATTCTAGTTTATTTCAGTGGACTAAATAGACTATTTCTTATGAAAAATCAAAGAGTGCCAAAAACAAACTCATTAAACACATAGTAACTgctataaaaaaagtaaaagttaaaattctGTAAACTAAATGAACAATGAAATCTGGCTGCTAAATCTCTGCTAgacattgatttatatgttttttggGGGCGAGAGAGCAAAGTGTTCTGTTTTCTAGggtcaagtattttattttattctttgcctCAGTTGACCTCCTCTTTTGAAAAGCCATCCCTATAAGCCATTCTAAACTGACTGCCTCATGTTATCCAATATCCATAAACTGcaatattctatttaatttactCATTAGACAAAAACCAATGAGTGATTCAGAGGTGAATAAGATTTTCCTACACACAAAAAACTTACATACAAAAGAAGGAAGACTATATATACCCCAAACCTACAATACAAGACAAACTGTACAATGATaaaagtaaagaagtaaaaccaGGTATAGGAGTTGAGAGAACAGAGAGATGATGTAAATGGTATCACATATCTTAAAGATATCTTATTTTCTGGATAGTCTTATGCAATCagtattttattacattattttgtaCTCTGTGAGGGCAGCATactaacaaaaattattttgtgcaTAAATTGCTTGTAGGCATGAAATTTTGATCCCTTACATGTTCAGAGGGCATATTTAGTGAGTCATAGACTCTGAGTACCTCACTTGACAGTTCACTCTTTCTAATGGAAATAGAGATCAAGTATAAGATAAGAGGAAATGTAAACCAAATTAAAAGTTGTTTAGTGAAtgtatacattattattattttcctggcATAAGCTATATAAAGGGCATTAAAATATTactgttattaatattaatatgttcAACATGTTGAGGCATAAAATCAgatttttgtataaaaatatttttagagaactTACCTTAATGTTGGAAGGGAGTTGTGATTTGAAGCAAATAACTAATATATTGACACTTTGAAGATATGTACAGATTACAATAGTGCAATAGTgcagtttataattttcttttagaaacaatttgactgggggcacctgggtggctcagtgggtcgagcgtccgactttggctcaggtcatgatctcacggttcgtgagttcgagccccgtgtcaggctctgtgctgatggctcagagcctggagcctgcttccgattctgtgtctccctctctctctgcccctccctcgctcgcacttggtctctatctctctcaaaaataaataaacttaaaaaaaattagaaacaatttgactgtacacttaaaaaaatatttcctagggattgaaaaagaaaagtccacATTTCAGAGCATTAAAAACTACCAGGTGTCTATTATCTCTCCTATAAAATGAAATACGTGCACTCTGGTATGATTTCAGATTGGTACAGCAGTGCTCATTATTGGTTTAGATTTGAAGTGAAATGAAGAATTTGTTGTTTTTCACATTATTCGGGTAACTTAATTGAAACCTGAAatgtgagcattaaaaaaatattgttgaaatttaGTATTAGGTATTAAATATTCATTGTCATAGTGAGattgttctttcctttgtcttcttatctaaacaatcattttatttagttcttttttgcatagtgtcattttgaaaaaatagcTCACTGGGATAACAATGAAATTTGGGTAACAATCACCAAGTAATGCAAATACTGTGAGATATTGATCTTATGCTAATAGTTGGGGTAATAATAGACTTTTATCTTTTGATCCCTAAATTAACTACAgcatttgaatatataattttgtgaCCCTGAAATGACATAATAAATAGCATTTCCCCATTGTTCCAATACCTGCATTTCTGAATGACTTTTTAAACTTCTTGttcattaaaatttcttgcagtaaataaatattactaaTATGCTATGAGTAAATGAATTATCTTATCCAGCATTATTTTTGAGTAGGTAGTACTATTTTTGGGGAAATTTCCCtttatttgattcctttttttttttttttctctcccccagaacTAAAAGAGAGTAAATATGAATCATGCCAGAGTGGACAAGAAGAGCCAGTCTCCAAATCCCATCAACGTACTCTGGGATCCTCTCCTAAGCCTAATGGTGTCattggaaaacaaaacatcagGCCGTCTATTTCAGAAAACTCAACCAAGGATGATAGCATTCAGCCTCCTCACCCTGGGGAGTTatcaggaggggaagagagtccCAGGTCCCTGTCATCATCTGATTTGGAATCAGGAAATGAAAGTGAGTGGGCCAAAGACTTCACTGCTACCAGAGCCAGCCTTCCCACACTGTCCTCAAGACCAAGAGACCCTCTTGATATCCTTACCAGGATTTTCCCAAGTTATAGGCGTAGCCGACTAGAAGGCATTCTGCAGTTCTGCAAAGGGGATGTGGTCCAAGCCATTGAACAGGTCCTAAATGGGAAGGAGCACAGACCAGACACCAGGGACCTAGCAAGCTCAGGAGAATTGGCAAATACAGCTTTTCAGAGAGCTTCAAATTTTAGTTTAGGTGGAATTGGTTTTGGAACTCTAGGGAATAAATCagctttctctcctcttcagaCTACGTCTGCCTCTTATGGAGGTGATTCACATCTCTACAGCTTAAACCCCAGACTAGGTATCAATCCGTTACGGCTGGCATATTCCTCTCCAGGAAGAGGGCTATCTGGTTTTATGTCTCCTTACCTAACTCCGGGGTTGGTACCAGCACTGCCTTTTCGGCCAGCTTTGGATTATGCATTTTCAGGAATGATTAGGGATTCTTCCTACCTTCCTAGCAAAGACTCCATAACTGGTGGCAGATTGTATTCCAGGCCAAATCAGGACAATCTGTAATATTTCTGCCTATTCTCCCTTTCTGGAACATTTCTAGAAGCATGCAACACAACCCTCACATCCACAGCTATTAATGTGTACATTATGTATGTGAGTGGATGACTAggccttatatttctttttacaacCAATATGATAGATTTGAGATCTAAAGACTTTTCTTTAGcatttattaagtgaaagaagcattTAAACATTATACGTGCCTTGAATAAAGCcatttcaggaaatatttttactttaatgaaTTTTCTCCCTAAAATATCAGTTGTAAGAATTCCTGTTTTAAAActatacttgtttttattttattgaaaaatggaGTTTATAGTTGTAAAATGTTTATAAGGGTTAATGTTACCCGGTATATAAAATGAACTAACAGGAAGAATTGAAAAGTTGAGGTAATTCCAAATAACTATTACTTtgaactttttcttcccttctgttccttgtacacaggagagaaaaaacttatttaaagtattttaaagaattttattcacatttaagTGGTTAGTAATAAGTAAAACTTTTGAGAAatttaaattccttattttttttctgtatgttttattttcattcatttgtgccatttgtgataacaagtgccattaataaaacattt
Above is a window of Panthera tigris isolate Pti1 chromosome D4, P.tigris_Pti1_mat1.1, whole genome shotgun sequence DNA encoding:
- the DMRTA1 gene encoding doublesex- and mab-3-related transcription factor A1 codes for the protein MEQSQCGSRDRSGSGRPHLAPGLVAAAPPPPSPALPVPPGIPVPPTFLRPPSLFLRAAAAAAGSGGCAPAPGLERGVGAVGCGYPRTPKCARCRNHGVVSALKGHKRFCRWRDCACAKCTLIAERQRVMAAQVALRRQQAQEESEARGLQRFLYPGPCGPGGRTPGGGSRTENSQASSGRVAVTTLGLGALRHTDLATPAFQVVQPDDMEENQELKESKYESCQSGQEEPVSKSHQRTLGSSPKPNGVIGKQNIRPSISENSTKDDSIQPPHPGELSGGEESPRSLSSSDLESGNESEWAKDFTATRASLPTLSSRPRDPLDILTRIFPSYRRSRLEGILQFCKGDVVQAIEQVLNGKEHRPDTRDLASSGELANTAFQRASNFSLGGIGFGTLGNKSAFSPLQTTSASYGGDSHLYSLNPRLGINPLRLAYSSPGRGLSGFMSPYLTPGLVPALPFRPALDYAFSGMIRDSSYLPSKDSITGGRLYSRPNQDNL